From the genome of Etheostoma spectabile isolate EspeVRDwgs_2016 chromosome 10, UIUC_Espe_1.0, whole genome shotgun sequence, one region includes:
- the plp1a gene encoding proteolipid protein 1a isoform X1 has translation MGCYDCCMRCLGGVPYCSLVATLLCFSGIALFCGCGHQALTETERLIETYFARNLQDYITLAYIIQYFQYVIYGLASFFFLYCIVLLAEGFYTTSAAKQTFGEFRSTMCGRCLSSSFIVMTYVLAVLWLLVFAFSALPVYFFYNMDATCHTIDVLTETPASINQLCVDARQYGLLPWNAVPGKACGMTLSTVCKTREYRMTYDLYIAAFAGAGITLLALVHCSLHLAVNQVHRRKLMHKAKEERRVYDLYGRLQSDRGGTLDSPYPANTSDIS, from the exons ATGG GTTGCTATGACTGCTGTATGCGCTGTTTGGGTGGGGTGCCATACTGCTCCCTGGTCGCCACGCTGCTGTGTTTCTCTGGCATTGCCCTCTTCTGCGGTTGTGGGCACCAGGcactcacagagacagagagactcaTCGAGACGTACTTTGCCCGTAACCTTCAGGACTACATCACCCTTGCCTACAT CATCCAATATTTCCAGTATGTCATCTATGGTTTGGcctcctttttcttcctctacTGCATCGTGCTGTTGGCCGAGGGCTTCTACACCACGAGCGCTGCCAAGCAAACCTTTGGAGAGTTCAGGAGCACCATGTGTGGCCGCTGCCTCAGCTCCTCG TTTATTGTGATGACATACGTACTTGCTGTGCTGTGGCTGTTGGTGTTTGCCTTCTCCGCCCTGCCTGTCTACTTCTTCTATAACATGGATGCCACCTGCCACACCATTGATGTTCTGACTGAGACCCCAGCGAGTATcaaccagctgtgtgttgaTGCAAGACAATATG GGCTCCTGCCATGGAATGCAGTGCCAGGGAAAGCTTGTGGTATGACTCTGTCCACTGTTTGCAAGACCAGAGAG TACCGAATGACCTATGACCTCTACATCGCTGCCTTCGCCGGTGCAGGCATCACTCTCTTGGCTCTG GTGCACTGTTCTCTGCACTTGGCTGTGAACCAGGTGCACCGGAGGAAGCTGATGCACAAGgcgaaagaggagaggagagtctaTGACCTGTACGGAAGGTTGCAGAGTGACAGGGGGGGGACACTGGATTCTCCATACCCTGCGAACACATCGGACATCTCCTGA
- the plp1a gene encoding proteolipid protein 1a isoform X2: MGCYDCCMRCLGGVPYCSLVATLLCFSGIALFCGCGHQALTETERLIETYFARNLQDYITLAYIIQYFQYVIYGLASFFFLYCIVLLAEGFYTTSAAKQTFGEFRSTMCGRCLSSSFIVMTYVLAVLWLLVFAFSALPVYFFYNMDATCHTIDVLTETPASINQLCVDARQYGLLPWNAVPGKACGMTLSTVCKTREYRMTYDLYIAAFAGAGITLLALLTYTVSTTYNFAVLRYLGRKGIGARC, encoded by the exons ATGG GTTGCTATGACTGCTGTATGCGCTGTTTGGGTGGGGTGCCATACTGCTCCCTGGTCGCCACGCTGCTGTGTTTCTCTGGCATTGCCCTCTTCTGCGGTTGTGGGCACCAGGcactcacagagacagagagactcaTCGAGACGTACTTTGCCCGTAACCTTCAGGACTACATCACCCTTGCCTACAT CATCCAATATTTCCAGTATGTCATCTATGGTTTGGcctcctttttcttcctctacTGCATCGTGCTGTTGGCCGAGGGCTTCTACACCACGAGCGCTGCCAAGCAAACCTTTGGAGAGTTCAGGAGCACCATGTGTGGCCGCTGCCTCAGCTCCTCG TTTATTGTGATGACATACGTACTTGCTGTGCTGTGGCTGTTGGTGTTTGCCTTCTCCGCCCTGCCTGTCTACTTCTTCTATAACATGGATGCCACCTGCCACACCATTGATGTTCTGACTGAGACCCCAGCGAGTATcaaccagctgtgtgttgaTGCAAGACAATATG GGCTCCTGCCATGGAATGCAGTGCCAGGGAAAGCTTGTGGTATGACTCTGTCCACTGTTTGCAAGACCAGAGAG TACCGAATGACCTATGACCTCTACATCGCTGCCTTCGCCGGTGCAGGCATCACTCTCTTGGCTCTG CTGACCTATACTGTGTCAACCACCTATAACTTTGCGGTTCTCCGGTATCTGGGGAGAAAGGGCATAGGTGCACGGTGTTAG
- the pcdh20l gene encoding protocadherin-20, producing the protein MKYAFSCTGLGCCLRPQRSLTAGGTWVTCVSAMGHGTPDNMNWAGLLQNLLVMVHLQQIICGSVWFSIPEEQEPGVLVGSLSKHFPPPYQLLTQEYLWTDKNTGNFYTTEQKMDREALCPEETKAEECIILHNAVVGPSGDLIQFPVIIEDINDNAPHFENSVIHLRVSEDVTVGTSFLLDDQAQDRDAGHNGKLHYHLKDADGVFSLKVEEDESAILLVVQTALDRETRDLYQMVLVATDCGSEPLSATATLIVTVTDVNDNCPSFSSDSPRSVTVPGDSPKNMLVAQVRATDPDSGPNAAIVYSLSPKVSERAKKLFSLDSLTGHIRLTQDLQSDNTEELQLKVFASGHHCPPADTQVTVNVLPKANQELTFKIRFIAEHQNQTVVLPENQPPTVLAVLELHGDSSLKSSSLAIESEVPFTLSPQNGKYLLSTSKPLDYEMKIEHHISVVVHGRSAEGSVIAPSRHGIRVLVADVNDNAPQFLQSHYQLEVEENNQPGMSLLRVSASDADSGRNGRVTYRLGKHTPTIFNIDPVTGQLSVSASLDREQQGVHKITVFAQDSGSPPLESVATVSIRVLDLNDNAPVFLTPHFIFFIPENVPPFAQVGRVGVTDPDEGENGKTELHVVNSSGPFVVDNTQGTLRTTTHLDRETDDRYELYLLAADHGHPAALTSTARVTIFVEDINDNEPKVILPSSNSSCQTVSSATIAGTIVTKIYAVDEDSGLNSEITYTVVAPKPAQNSSPFRVDLKTGNITVAQKLLRKDLGMHHLFIVVRDGGKPAPLYTTIWVNLLINESMGPCHLDRAPTWTGTSDLIQSPSKAPICEVEDTRSAQLTLFVGLVMMLVSTCLLVVTAVLYVKQKRRSLQQKKRGHIEENEIPLRHKDKYYSDD; encoded by the exons ATGAAATATGCCTTCAGCTGCACAGGTTTAGGCTGCTGCCTCCGTCCTCAGCGTTCACTCACTGCCGGGGGAACTTGGGTAACATGTGTGAGTGCGATGGGCCATGGGACTCCTGATAATATGAACTGGGCTGGACTACTGCAG AATTTGCTGGTTATGGTCCATCTGCAGCAGATAATATGTGGTTCTGTCTGGTTTTCTATCCCAGAGGAACAGGAGCCTGGTGTTCTGGTGGGGTCACTTAGTAAACACTTTCCACCTCCTTACCAGCTCCTGACCCAGGAATATCTGTGGACGGACAAAAACACGGGAAATTTCTACACCACTGAGCAAAAGATGGATCGCGAGGCCCTCTGCCCTGAGGAGACAAAAGCTGAGGAATGCATTATTTTACACAATGCTGTTGTGGGGCCCTCTGGAGACCTTATACAGTTCCCTGTGATCATTGAGGACATCAATGACAATGCACCTCATTTTGAaaacagtgtaatacacctAAGGGTGTCAGAGGACGTGACTGTGGGGACCAGTTTCTTATTGGATGACCAGGCTCAGGACAGGGATGCCGGACATAACGGCAAGCTTCATTACCACCTAAAAGATGCCGATGGAGTTTTCAGTTTAAAGGTGGAAGAAGACGAATCCGCCATCCTGCTGGTTGTGCAAACAGCTCTGGATAGGGAGACTCGGGACCTGTATCAGATGGTGCTGGTGGCCACCGACTGTGGCTCAGAGCCTTTAAGTGCCACAGCAACTTTAATAGTCACAGTGACAGATGTTAATGACAACTGTCCAAGCTTCAGCTCTGACAGCCCTCGCAGTGTCACCGTCCCCGGAGACTCCCCAAAGAACATGCTGGTTGCTCAGGTCAGAGCCACAGACCCAGATTCAGGTCCGAATGCTGCCATCGTATACTCCCTCAGTCCCAAAGTCTCTGAGCGGGCCAAGAAGCTCTTTAGCCTCGACAGCCTCACTGGGCACATCAGACTAACACAGGACCTCCAGAGTGACAACACCGAGGAGCTGCAGTTGAAAGTGTTTGCTAGCGGCCATCACTGCCCCCCAGCAGACACTCAGGTAACAGTAAACGTGCTCCCCAAGGCGAACCAAGAGCTGACGTTCAAGATCAGGTTCATAGCAGAGCATCAAAACCAGACTGTGGTGTTACCAGAGAACCAGCCCCCCACCGTCTTAGCAGTTTTAGAGCTTCATGGTGACAGCAGCTTGAAAAGCTCATCTCTTGCCATTGAGAGCGAGGTGCCTTTCACCTTAAGCCCACAGAATGGCAAATATCTGCTTTCCACATCAAAGCCCCTTGACTATGAGATGAAAATCGAACATCATATTTCTGTGGTAGTGCATGGGAGATCAGCTGAAGGATCTGTGATTGCTCCGTCTAGGCATGGGATTAGGGTGTTGGTGGCAGATGTCAATGATAATGCCCCACAATTCCTCCAGTCACACTACCAGCTGGAGGTGGAGGAAAACAACCAGCCTGGGATGTCACTGCTGCGGGTCTCAGCGTCAGACGCAGACAGTGGACGCAATGGCAGGGTGACCTACAGGCTGGGCAAACACACGCCTACCATATTTAACATTGACCCGGTGACCGGTCAACTGTCAGTGTCAGCCTCTCTAGATAGAGAACAGCAGGGTGTACACAAAATCACTGTGTTTGCCCAAGATAGCGGCTCTCCTCCCTTGGAGTCAGTGGCCACAGTATCCATTCGTGTTCTGGACCTGAATGACAATGCACCCGTTTTTCTAACCCCTCACTTCATCTTTTTTATCCCCGAGAATGTACCACCGTTTGCCCAGGTGGGGAGGGTTGGGGTGACGGACCCAGACGAAGGAGAGAATGGGAAAACAGAGTTGCATGTTGTAAACAGCAGTGGACCTTTTGTTGTGGATAATACCCAGGGAACACTGCGCACCACCACCCACTTAGACCGCGAGACAGACGACCGCTATGAACTCTATCTGCTTGCTGCCGATCACGGGCACCCAGCCGCTTTGACTTCCACTGCCAGGGTCACTATCTTTGTGGAGGATATCAATGACAACGAGCCAAAAGTTATCCTTCCAAGCAGCAACTCCTCATGCCAGACGGTCTCGTCAGCAACCATTGCAGGCACCATAGTAACAAAGATCTACGCTGTTGACGAGGACTCTGGGCTGAATTCGGAGATTACATACACTGTTGTGGCGCCGAAGCCAGCGCAGAACAGCAGCCCCTTCCGGGTGGATTTAAAGACGGGGAACATCACCGTAGCTCAGAAACTTCTACGGAAAGACCTGGGAATGCATCACCTGTTCATTGTGGTCAGAGATGGGGGGAAACCAGCTCCACTTTATACCACCATCTGGGTTAATCTGTTGATCAATGAGAGCATGGGGCCCTGCCACTTAGACAGAGCCCCCACCTGGACAGGGACATCTGACTTGATTCAAAGCCCCTCAAAGGCCCCCATCTGTGAGGTGGAGGACACCAGATCTGCTCAGCTGACACTGTTTGTAGGCCTGGTTATGATGCTGGTGTCCACATGTTTGCTTGTGGTGACAGCTGTTTTGTACGTGAAGCAGAAGAGAAGAAGTCTACAACAGAAAAAGAGGGGGCACATTGAGGAGAATGAGATTCCACTCAGGCACAAAGACAAATATTACTCTGACGACTAA
- the si:dkey-27i16.2 gene encoding regulator of cell cycle RGCC: protein MTSDITADLELELGELLQEFQDVVEELKAPSQSKPHAYQHVLQQAKSRPGLGDDSGVEDSDCSSEASLGNSLNTSEEELHTAGITLAPKAKLGDTRELESFIDMLDRELAEM from the exons ATGACCTCAGACATTACCGCTG ACTTGGAGCTGGAGCTGGGTGAGTTGCTGCAGGAGTTCCAGGATGTGGTGGAGGAGTTGAAGGCCCCTTCTCAAAGCAAACCTCACGCTTACCAGCACGTTCTGCAGCAGGCCAAAAGTCGCCCAGGGCTGGGCGACGACAGCGGAGTCGAGGACTCGGATTGCA GCAGTGAAGCTTCTTTGGGAAACAGTTTGAACACCAGCGAGGAGGAGCTTCACACAGCAGGCATAACGCTGGCACCGAAAG CCAAGCTAGGAGACACGAGGGAACTTGAGAGTTTTATCGACATGTTGGACCGGGAACTAGCAG AGATGTGA